The following coding sequences lie in one Rutidosis leptorrhynchoides isolate AG116_Rl617_1_P2 chromosome 6, CSIRO_AGI_Rlap_v1, whole genome shotgun sequence genomic window:
- the LOC139853996 gene encoding uncharacterized protein, with protein sequence MFGNNSAGVETEINRLVPKSLNVFVWRVKRRRIPVRAELDKRGIDLDSVRCPMCDDSLETIEHAMILCKFAYEIWVRVYRWWSFGNPTNLSIGEIFNGVGNNIRGEVGKEIWQVVEWVSGYVIWKYRNQKVFQNKETAIPNIVNEIQVKSYEWISRRSKKLNVEWQQWFINPSSYVNGAPSRVGIG encoded by the coding sequence ATGTTTGGTAATAACTCTGCTGGTGTAGAAACCGAAATTAACAGATTGGTCCCTAAATCCCTAAATGTATTTGTGTGGAGGGTAAAACGTAGAAGAATTCCGGTACGCGCTGAATTGGATAAACGTGGTATTGATCTCGACTCGGTTCGATGTCCAATGTGTGACGATTCATTAGAAACTATCGAGCATGCAATGATCCTGTGCAAGTTTGCGTACGAGATCTGGGTTAGAGTATATCGTTGGTGGAGCTTCGGTAACCCAACAAACCTCAGCATTGGAGAAATATTTAACGGGGTAGGGAACAACATTCGTGGTGAGGTAGGAAAAGAGATTTGGCAAGTCGTGGAATGGGTGAGCGGGTACGTAATTTGGAAATACCGCAACCAAAAGGTTTTTCAAAATAAGGAAACCGCCATCCCAAACATCGTCAACGAAATACAAGTTAAAAGTTACGAATGGATATCTAGAAGGTCAAAGAAGCTAAACGTCGAGTGGCAACAATGGTTCATAAACCCTTCGTCCTATGTTAATGGGGCACCAAGTCGGGTTGGAATAGGCTGA